One genomic segment of Planctomycetaceae bacterium includes these proteins:
- a CDS encoding beta-galactosidase has protein sequence MITFNNNSFQKNGESYFILSGEMHYFRIEADRWEKHLKLLKQAGLNTVSSYVPWSLHEQIEGKADFAGKYAANLNLEKFIFLCKKNELNLILKPGPYILAELAMHGIPKWFSEKYPDALACDSTGKPYPVKYTCLTHPDYLRKTMQWYDAVMPIIAKSQISNGGPVAMIQVCNEVGLFQWLCGSGDYCKTSIAAYQKYLEKTYKTINALNKHYGMVYSDFSEIIPPAGKVKNKVEHLAYRDWENFHRDFYAEYIGRLINEIRKRNVTVSLFHNVPGWVFGRAKTMPVCISMYHKLAQLYPDVLLGVDHIPENPSYRNFHDDRLINAFTKAIQGNRGPTYIAELQAGTREANVRVYPNEMELFYKACLANGAAAMNFYMFSQGQNPPGWEIYDSSFYLQTPLNADGKPTEQYPVIKNIGEFIKTHGQKLAECQSKTLQALVFYPPYYYREFTNPLFTGENLDDCSFAGCKLDARMVTDELLFESLGKLLAMDNQEYDAVDITNTNTELHKYKQLWAACTERMDAKSQQSLLEYAQQGGHLICFPTLPKFDLDGKICSILADGLSVISDKIFTDSDGMIRWLKTNQEMHAISYVQTFKCKKAETLATTRDGKICGVKVKCGKGSASILGTGFVYQASAHKQAWQNLSLDINFKGSITCDNPLIITRTRLAKDNSGYFFMLNYHNQTLDGNISLNNQHIELQPFSGTIVPFDAI, from the coding sequence TTGATAACGTTCAACAATAATTCGTTTCAGAAAAACGGCGAAAGTTATTTTATTTTAAGCGGTGAGATGCACTACTTTCGCATCGAGGCTGACCGCTGGGAAAAACATTTAAAACTTCTTAAACAGGCAGGACTAAATACCGTGTCGTCGTATGTGCCATGGTCGCTGCACGAACAAATCGAAGGCAAAGCGGATTTCGCCGGCAAATACGCGGCGAATCTGAACCTGGAAAAATTTATTTTCCTGTGCAAAAAAAATGAATTGAATTTAATTCTAAAGCCGGGGCCTTATATTCTGGCCGAACTTGCGATGCACGGAATACCAAAATGGTTTTCAGAGAAATATCCTGACGCTTTGGCGTGTGATTCAACCGGCAAACCATATCCGGTAAAGTACACCTGCCTTACTCATCCAGACTATTTACGCAAGACAATGCAGTGGTACGACGCGGTGATGCCGATTATCGCAAAGAGTCAAATTTCAAACGGCGGGCCAGTCGCAATGATTCAGGTCTGCAACGAAGTCGGATTATTTCAATGGCTCTGCGGCAGCGGCGATTACTGTAAAACATCAATCGCGGCATATCAAAAATATCTTGAGAAAACATACAAAACGATAAATGCGTTAAACAAGCATTACGGTATGGTTTACAGCGACTTTAGCGAAATCATTCCTCCTGCCGGCAAAGTAAAAAACAAAGTGGAGCATCTGGCGTATCGTGACTGGGAAAATTTCCATCGTGATTTTTACGCTGAATATATCGGCAGGCTTATTAATGAAATTCGCAAACGCAATGTTACTGTTTCGCTGTTTCATAATGTGCCGGGCTGGGTATTCGGCAGAGCCAAAACAATGCCGGTCTGCATTTCAATGTACCACAAATTAGCACAGCTTTATCCTGATGTCCTGCTGGGCGTTGACCATATTCCGGAAAATCCATCGTACCGGAATTTTCACGACGACCGGTTAATCAACGCGTTTACCAAAGCGATTCAGGGCAATCGCGGGCCGACTTATATCGCCGAGCTTCAGGCGGGTACGCGCGAAGCGAATGTACGAGTTTATCCGAACGAAATGGAATTATTTTATAAAGCGTGTCTTGCCAACGGCGCAGCGGCGATGAATTTTTATATGTTCAGTCAGGGACAAAATCCGCCCGGCTGGGAAATTTATGATTCGTCGTTTTATCTGCAAACGCCTTTGAACGCAGACGGCAAACCGACAGAACAGTATCCTGTAATTAAAAATATCGGCGAGTTTATCAAAACGCACGGCCAAAAACTTGCCGAATGCCAGAGTAAAACATTGCAGGCTTTGGTCTTTTATCCGCCCTATTATTATCGTGAGTTTACCAATCCGCTTTTCACCGGCGAAAATCTTGATGACTGCTCTTTTGCCGGCTGCAAACTTGATGCGCGGATGGTTACAGATGAACTGCTTTTCGAGAGTCTGGGCAAACTTCTGGCGATGGATAATCAGGAATACGACGCTGTCGATATTACAAACACCAATACGGAATTGCATAAATATAAACAATTATGGGCGGCCTGTACCGAGCGGATGGACGCGAAAAGTCAGCAATCGCTGCTTGAATACGCACAGCAAGGCGGGCATTTGATTTGTTTCCCGACACTGCCGAAATTCGACCTTGACGGAAAAATATGCTCAATCCTTGCCGACGGGCTTTCGGTAATCAGCGATAAAATTTTTACCGACAGCGATGGGATGATTCGCTGGTTAAAAACGAATCAGGAAATGCACGCGATAAGTTACGTCCAGACATTCAAATGTAAAAAGGCTGAAACTCTCGCAACGACTCGTGATGGAAAAATCTGCGGCGTAAAAGTTAAATGCGGCAAAGGGTCGGCATCAATTTTAGGAACAGGTTTTGTCTATCAGGCATCCGCACACAAACAGGCCTGGCAGAATTTGAGCCTTGACATAAATTTCAAAGGGTCGATTACGTGCGATAATCCGCTTATAATTACCCGTACACGTTTGGCCAAAGATAACAGCGGATACTTTTTTATGCTAAATTATCATAATCAGACTCTTGATGGAAATATTTCGCTCAATAATCAGCATATTGAACTTCAGCCGTTCAGCGGAACGATTGTACCGTTTGACGCAATTTAA
- a CDS encoding HAD-IIA family hydrolase produces the protein MDKKLVEQLKKIRHIALDMDGTIYCGSTLFPFTPKALELFGKLGIGHTFLTNNSSRSVDSYIEKLKGMGLTADIDNMFTSTMATLDYLQVKYPNAKKLFVFGTESLRKEFEQAGFTVIRENDIAEPELVIVGFDTALTYERLCKAAWWMKQGKPFIATHPDWVCPTDQPTVLVDCGSVCAALTAATGVKPEAVLGKPDPCMLTGILKRHNLQPNELAMVGDRIYTDMTMAERAGALGVLVLSGEATLKDVETGRINVPLVVENILKLAELLQTIL, from the coding sequence ATGGACAAAAAATTAGTTGAGCAGTTAAAAAAAATCCGGCACATCGCACTGGATATGGATGGGACGATTTATTGCGGAAGCACATTGTTCCCATTCACACCAAAGGCGCTTGAGCTATTTGGCAAATTGGGAATAGGCCATACGTTTCTGACTAATAATTCGTCCAGAAGTGTGGACTCTTATATCGAAAAGCTCAAAGGCATGGGACTGACAGCAGACATAGATAATATGTTCACCTCGACTATGGCAACGCTCGACTATTTACAGGTTAAGTATCCAAACGCAAAAAAATTATTTGTCTTCGGAACAGAAAGTCTGCGGAAAGAATTTGAACAGGCCGGTTTTACAGTTATTCGTGAGAATGACATAGCCGAACCAGAATTAGTTATCGTCGGCTTTGATACGGCGCTGACTTATGAGCGGCTGTGTAAAGCTGCGTGGTGGATGAAACAAGGCAAACCATTTATCGCGACACATCCTGATTGGGTTTGCCCGACTGACCAGCCGACGGTTCTGGTTGACTGCGGCTCCGTATGTGCAGCACTTACCGCTGCGACCGGCGTAAAACCTGAAGCTGTTTTAGGGAAACCAGACCCTTGCATGCTCACTGGAATTCTTAAACGGCATAATCTTCAGCCCAATGAGCTGGCGATGGTCGGAGACAGAATTTATACAGATATGACAATGGCCGAAAGAGCCGGTGCATTAGGCGTTCTTGTTCTTTCCGGCGAAGCCACTTTAAAAGATGTTGAAACCGGCAGGATTAACGTACCGTTAGTCGTTGAAAATATTCTGAAGCTGGCTGAATTATTACAAACTATTTTATAA
- a CDS encoding discoidin domain-containing protein, whose protein sequence is MKPVFLIIFMGLSSVIVSGQQATLTASSEQREMPASAAMDGKMDTRWSSSASDNQWLQIDFNSPAELVGMRLHWETAYGRDYEIQTVTADGKWLTKYNMQYGDGGVDEIYFGPTKTKCIRICGNKRGTGWGYSLWEIEILGMENQIIAKASPVAAGTDANAILDGNTTTYWQSADNNATVELCFPQKMEIGGLQINWAQNSSPACKIESLSNDSNQYQLVMNKKAGAAEVEDLFFHSVNTKKIRLVFNSPTVRIANIQFKSASEKWSPVRHFEMLAQRLPDGIFPGWLKREQNFWTVTGLAGSFNESLLDEYGKVESGLRNFSVTPALIIDGKLCSAKSFTATQTLADGWAPIPAVKLQGNDLTLDITANTIEPDTTLVLYTLKNTSQTARDVSLLLAARPLQINPPWQYGGYSSIKQAQWQNSENTLLLDNVQAMRLYPSPTFTSLYNQKPMTDSVDIIEYLQEQKTDGNSVASDEGIVSAGARYDFNIAGEETKTILAIYPNTDKSNIYVNGNYEEFFNSELQKSLANWRKLTGDWDINIPDKKLVNVLRSNLAYLIINADGPATQPGSRNYNHSWIRDGAISATAMMRFGMTDFSKNYLLWFTNLIKDNGFVPFIIETKTGNPVGFSDTWNEYDSFGEYAFLVREAVEITDDNNIAMQCWPKLKAVMKYMENLRNQRLTEQYKGTEYEGILPQSNSHEGYFPAKHSYWDDFFALKGLQDAQAIALRLGYKEDAEWLGNFEKEFRKSLLESMARVRQRDNLTTLPACAELGDFDPTSTSIGIMIADERDTLPADALKASYDRYMQESIKRAAQPDNKRSAYTPYEARNIGALIRMGRIADAKTTIDFLVSDGVRPTAWNHLAEVVYGDLRTPSYIGDMPHTWVGAELINAIRDILVYEDRGKLVLAAAVPDEWIDKSVSVRNLQTLYGTLSYNIKRGTNKKTIIEVSCTRRPPNGFAVPAGAELIIREQ, encoded by the coding sequence ATGAAACCCGTTTTTTTGATTATATTTATGGGACTTTCCTCTGTAATCGTTTCAGGACAACAAGCAACCTTAACCGCCAGTTCTGAACAGAGAGAAATGCCGGCATCGGCGGCGATGGACGGAAAAATGGATACCCGATGGTCAAGCTCCGCTTCCGACAACCAATGGCTGCAAATAGATTTCAACAGCCCTGCCGAACTGGTCGGGATGCGACTTCACTGGGAAACAGCTTACGGTCGGGACTATGAAATACAAACTGTAACAGCAGACGGCAAATGGCTGACAAAATATAATATGCAATACGGCGACGGAGGCGTTGATGAAATTTATTTCGGCCCGACAAAAACAAAATGTATTAGAATCTGCGGCAACAAACGTGGAACTGGATGGGGTTACTCACTGTGGGAAATTGAAATATTGGGAATGGAAAACCAGATAATCGCGAAGGCATCCCCAGTCGCGGCAGGAACAGACGCTAACGCGATATTAGACGGCAACACAACAACATACTGGCAATCTGCCGACAACAACGCAACTGTTGAATTATGTTTCCCGCAAAAAATGGAAATCGGCGGCCTGCAAATAAACTGGGCACAAAATTCTTCGCCGGCCTGCAAAATTGAATCGCTTTCCAATGACAGCAATCAATATCAATTGGTAATGAATAAAAAAGCTGGAGCGGCGGAAGTAGAAGATTTGTTCTTCCATTCTGTTAATACAAAAAAAATACGTCTTGTATTTAACTCACCCACAGTTCGCATCGCAAACATACAATTTAAGTCCGCAAGTGAAAAATGGTCGCCTGTCAGACATTTTGAAATGCTCGCGCAGCGTTTGCCGGATGGAATATTCCCCGGCTGGCTGAAACGGGAACAAAATTTCTGGACTGTAACAGGGCTTGCGGGCAGTTTTAATGAATCGCTTTTGGACGAATACGGAAAAGTAGAATCCGGACTGCGAAACTTCAGCGTAACGCCCGCACTGATAATCGACGGCAAACTGTGCAGCGCAAAAAGTTTTACAGCGACTCAAACTCTGGCCGATGGCTGGGCGCCAATACCGGCTGTAAAATTGCAAGGCAATGACCTCACACTCGACATCACGGCAAATACTATCGAACCGGATACAACCCTCGTGCTTTATACACTGAAAAACACAAGCCAAACAGCTCGCGATGTTTCGCTGCTGCTGGCGGCAAGGCCGTTGCAGATAAATCCGCCCTGGCAGTACGGCGGCTATTCGTCCATCAAACAGGCACAATGGCAAAACAGCGAGAATACCCTGCTGCTCGACAACGTACAGGCTATGCGACTTTATCCGTCGCCGACGTTTACGTCGCTTTACAACCAAAAGCCAATGACGGATTCTGTCGATATTATCGAATATCTTCAGGAACAAAAAACGGACGGCAATTCCGTTGCATCAGATGAAGGTATTGTTTCAGCCGGTGCAAGATATGATTTTAATATTGCCGGCGAAGAAACAAAAACGATTCTCGCCATTTATCCGAACACCGACAAATCCAATATATACGTCAATGGAAATTACGAAGAATTTTTCAATAGCGAACTGCAAAAATCGCTTGCGAACTGGCGAAAACTAACCGGCGACTGGGACATCAACATTCCAGATAAAAAATTGGTCAACGTTCTGCGTTCAAACCTGGCATATCTAATAATCAACGCCGACGGCCCCGCAACGCAGCCCGGTTCTCGCAATTATAACCACTCCTGGATACGCGACGGCGCAATCAGCGCAACGGCGATGATGCGATTCGGAATGACAGATTTCAGCAAAAATTACCTGCTGTGGTTTACAAATTTGATAAAAGACAACGGTTTCGTGCCGTTTATCATCGAAACAAAGACCGGCAATCCGGTCGGCTTTTCCGATACGTGGAATGAATACGATTCGTTCGGCGAATACGCGTTTCTCGTTCGCGAAGCCGTGGAAATAACAGACGACAATAATATCGCGATGCAATGCTGGCCAAAATTAAAGGCTGTGATGAAATATATGGAGAATTTGCGCAATCAGCGTTTGACCGAACAATATAAAGGCACTGAATACGAAGGAATTCTGCCGCAGTCGAACAGTCACGAAGGATATTTCCCTGCCAAACACAGTTACTGGGATGACTTTTTCGCTTTGAAGGGTTTGCAGGATGCGCAGGCAATAGCTTTGCGGCTGGGATATAAAGAAGACGCCGAGTGGCTCGGCAATTTTGAAAAAGAATTTCGCAAGTCATTACTTGAATCGATGGCAAGAGTTCGGCAGCGAGATAATCTAACGACACTGCCTGCCTGCGCGGAACTCGGCGATTTTGACCCGACATCAACATCCATCGGAATTATGATTGCCGACGAGCGTGATACCCTGCCTGCCGATGCCCTTAAAGCAAGCTATGACAGATATATGCAAGAGTCTATCAAGCGTGCGGCGCAGCCGGATAATAAACGCAGTGCATATACGCCTTATGAAGCGAGAAATATCGGCGCTTTAATTCGTATGGGCAGAATCGCGGACGCTAAAACTACAATTGATTTCCTCGTCAGCGACGGAGTACGCCCTACTGCGTGGAATCATCTGGCCGAAGTTGTGTACGGCGATTTGCGAACGCCAAGTTATATCGGCGATATGCCGCACACGTGGGTCGGCGCGGAGTTAATCAACGCTATTCGCGATATACTCGTTTATGAAGATCGCGGCAAACTCGTACTGGCAGCGGCGGTTCCTGACGAATGGATTGATAAAAGCGTGTCGGTAAGAAATCTTCAAACTTTATACGGCACTTTAAGCTATAACATCAAACGCGGCACAAACAAAAAAACAATAATAGAAGTGAGCTGCACAAGACGGCCGCCAAACGGCTTTGCGGTTCCTGCCGGTGCGGAACTGATTATACGGGAGCAATAG
- a CDS encoding S8 family serine peptidase, giving the protein MVCATVGFAVDGQYGAIDIAGINKVTAIDANLTGSGVSIGLVCRSNTYEDSFPQNDYRPDITHKCLQNSKINFYDDQYIAGANSNHSTQIASILVGSDSNAFYPALGNFSYKSAAPAAQLKVYEFWYFITENVFSGQWPKDDLLTMSLGSSTEAWWSRGIDEMVERYGFLVVAAIGNGTDAYDLPLYPAACTNVLAVGVVDSNNSLTEFHTPDASHSTAGPTLDGRCKPDIVAPGNCLTAISNVNEPYRPSGDYSSFAAPVVAGVASILIQKAKSDPNLQIAASGFSGNCVLKSILMTSADKLVGWHKGAADNNDDSEYPLDFKQGAGMVDALSAYNLLVAGLQHDGDVNAAGWDINLIDSSAASEKVYRFAATAGDAKKLTATLVWNRSYEVSYPFNLNMNLWNDLRLTLRKIDADGQISVADISDSPVDNVEHIYINLEPDSTYELTVSNSPNYESKDTAIYALSWTTK; this is encoded by the coding sequence TTGGTCTGTGCAACTGTTGGATTCGCTGTCGATGGGCAATATGGCGCGATTGATATCGCCGGGATTAATAAGGTTACAGCAATCGATGCAAACCTGACCGGTTCAGGCGTTAGTATCGGTCTTGTTTGCAGAAGCAATACTTATGAAGATTCATTTCCGCAAAATGATTACCGGCCGGATATTACTCACAAGTGTCTGCAAAACAGCAAAATAAATTTCTATGACGACCAGTACATCGCCGGCGCAAATTCAAATCACTCAACTCAAATAGCTTCGATTCTTGTCGGCTCGGACTCAAACGCATTTTATCCTGCACTCGGTAATTTTTCGTACAAGTCCGCAGCTCCCGCTGCTCAACTGAAGGTCTATGAATTTTGGTACTTCATAACTGAAAATGTTTTTTCCGGGCAATGGCCGAAAGACGATTTGCTTACGATGAGTCTTGGCTCTTCAACCGAAGCGTGGTGGAGCAGGGGCATTGACGAAATGGTAGAACGCTACGGCTTTCTTGTCGTAGCGGCTATCGGCAACGGAACAGACGCTTATGATTTGCCATTGTACCCGGCAGCATGTACCAATGTCCTCGCGGTTGGCGTTGTCGATTCTAATAATTCGCTCACGGAATTTCATACTCCAGACGCAAGCCACTCAACGGCAGGCCCCACGCTTGACGGAAGATGCAAACCAGATATCGTCGCGCCGGGAAATTGTCTTACTGCTATAAGTAATGTAAACGAGCCTTATAGACCCAGTGGCGATTATTCGAGTTTTGCCGCTCCGGTTGTTGCGGGCGTTGCTTCGATACTTATTCAAAAAGCAAAATCAGACCCGAATCTGCAAATCGCGGCTTCCGGTTTCTCCGGCAACTGTGTTTTAAAATCTATCTTGATGACCAGCGCAGACAAACTTGTCGGCTGGCACAAAGGCGCCGCAGATAACAACGATGATTCTGAATACCCGCTGGATTTCAAACAGGGGGCGGGAATGGTCGATGCTCTGTCGGCGTATAATCTGCTTGTCGCAGGTTTGCAGCACGATGGCGATGTGAACGCAGCAGGCTGGGATATTAATTTGATTGATTCTTCTGCAGCGTCTGAAAAAGTTTACAGATTTGCAGCAACCGCCGGCGATGCTAAAAAACTCACAGCGACACTTGTGTGGAACAGAAGTTACGAAGTCAGTTATCCGTTTAATTTGAATATGAATTTATGGAACGATTTGCGACTGACACTCCGTAAAATTGATGCCGACGGACAAATTAGCGTTGCTGATATAAGCGATAGTCCGGTTGACAATGTCGAACACATCTATATCAATCTCGAACCGGATAGCACGTATGAACTGACGGTTTCAAACAGTCCGAATTACGAATCCAAAGACACAGCGATATATGCTTTGTCGTGGACGACAAAGTAA
- a CDS encoding LacI family transcriptional regulator, producing the protein MEKETETESITIHDVAEVAGVSISTVSRVVNDLGRVAPETKRKVESAIRRLNFHPNSRAQALSRKRTDTIGLIVPDFEGQYFAMLMEGAHEEAQANGVHIMVLKAKGQEEKIEAVSRLCSQGRTDGVILMLSDLYSDVLEGIGPINSPLVILDQDVHSWRLDNILLDNRLAAFEAARHFIDVHNVDDVFFLGGSETNVDTTARAMGFSDALKRLGLDAAQRQFFCRAYSYDEGYRLTEKDILPLIEQGKRYGVVAANDDIACGVIDSLMDGGIDVPGQVGVIGFDDSSIASQRRLKISTMRIPTKEIGRMAVRMILDRVADKVKEPVKVILKAELVVRQSCGCGLKKN; encoded by the coding sequence ATGGAAAAAGAAACAGAGACAGAAAGTATAACTATTCACGATGTTGCCGAAGTTGCGGGCGTTTCTATTTCAACAGTGTCCCGTGTGGTGAATGACCTGGGGCGTGTTGCGCCGGAAACCAAACGCAAAGTCGAATCGGCGATTCGCAGATTAAATTTTCATCCGAACAGCAGAGCACAGGCTCTAAGCAGAAAACGCACTGATACTATTGGTTTGATTGTGCCGGATTTCGAAGGTCAGTATTTTGCGATGCTGATGGAAGGTGCACACGAAGAAGCGCAAGCCAACGGCGTTCACATTATGGTTCTCAAAGCAAAAGGGCAGGAGGAAAAAATCGAAGCGGTCAGCCGATTGTGTTCGCAGGGGCGAACCGATGGTGTGATTTTAATGCTTTCCGATTTGTACAGCGATGTTCTCGAGGGTATCGGACCGATCAACAGCCCTTTAGTGATTCTCGACCAGGATGTTCATTCCTGGCGGCTCGATAATATATTATTGGATAACAGACTTGCGGCGTTTGAGGCTGCGAGGCATTTCATAGACGTTCACAATGTTGACGATGTATTTTTCCTCGGTGGTTCCGAAACCAACGTTGACACCACGGCAAGAGCGATGGGCTTTTCCGATGCTTTGAAGCGACTGGGTCTTGACGCTGCGCAAAGGCAGTTTTTCTGCCGTGCTTATAGTTATGACGAAGGTTATCGTCTGACTGAAAAAGACATATTGCCGCTGATTGAGCAGGGCAAAAGATATGGTGTTGTGGCCGCTAACGATGATATTGCCTGCGGCGTAATAGATTCTCTGATGGATGGAGGCATTGATGTGCCGGGTCAGGTCGGCGTGATAGGCTTTGACGATTCTTCAATCGCAAGCCAGAGAAGATTGAAAATATCCACGATGAGAATACCTACCAAAGAAATTGGCAGAATGGCCGTGCGGATGATTCTTGACCGTGTTGCCGATAAAGTGAAGGAACCTGTCAAAGTTATATTGAAGGCAGAACTTGTGGTTCGTCAATCCTGCGGTTGCGGATTGAAGAAAAACTAA